The Melopsittacus undulatus isolate bMelUnd1 chromosome 9, bMelUnd1.mat.Z, whole genome shotgun sequence genomic interval CCTGCTTAATGAGAGAAAATCTGATGTGTGGGGCATAGATATCCACATCACAATCATTTCCCAAACTATATACTCCCTTTAGTAGCATGCCAGGCAGCATTAAACCCACCTTCTTATAACTTGTTCCAGCCCAattagtaattttaattttattgttcaATGGCATTTGAGGCCTCTGATTTACGGACGGTAATGTCTTGCTTTTTCAAGAACggtctaacaaagttcttggTGTGCTGCAGCGTGGAAACGGACCAGAAGAGAACACGGTCTTTGCAGAGGCTCTCCGTGCACAGCTGGTGTCCGTAGGTTTACATTTTCCCTGCTAAATTCTAACAAATGGTAACCAGCCTTCAAAAGCAATGACAGAAACACGAGAGAAACGTGCCAGGTTCATTCCCATTGGTTCAAAAAATGGGTCAAGACCAGTGCCGAGGgaaatatgtaaataaagaTGTAGTAACAGCCCGTACCGTGTTTACAGCATCATTAGGTCGGGGTTTAACGAAACGGGAGCGCACCCAGCCCGGGGAGGGCCCGCGGGATTCATGGCAGCGGAGCCGCTGTCGCTCTGTTCCACCCGCTGACAGCCGCGCTCCCCCCGACCCCGAGTTGTGACCGGGCATCGAACTTACCGGCGGGTCAGCGGCACCGGGCCGGCTCCTCGGCCCCCTCACCCCGGCATCCGCTCCGTGCCCGATGTCCGGCCGCGGCACGGCGCTGCTGTCCCCGGCCGGGCGGGGAGGAGCGAGGGGCGGCGGGCGTGGAGCGGGGCGGCGGGGGGAGGGCAGGATTTAAACGAAGGGCGGTGACACCGCACAAAAGATTTCGATAGGCTTAAGTGAGGTTACAGCGAAGGCAACAGGGAGGGGGGAGCTTCCCCCAGAGCCATGCAGCGTCTGGCTGGCGGAGCCGCCGCAGCCGCCTCTTCCCAATAGTTTGAACGCCTGAGAAAGGGAATTTAAACCAagatttcctcttttccttttttttttctttctttcttttttttttttcctgggagtTGGCGACTCGGCCGAACATGGCAGGAGCAGCGCAAGGCCGGGCGGTTCGCAGCATCCGCGGCTGCAACCCGGAGCCACCACCCTTGTTTGCGGGAAGAGCCTAAGTTGGCGCGGCGGCAGCGGACGACACAGCGGACACACACAGCGGGAGCCGGGCGGAGGGGCATGGGCCGCGGCGGCGGGGAGCGAGCTCGCAGCGGCCGCGTGAATGACCGAGGCAGGAAGGAGTGAGGCAGCGGCAAAGGAAGGGGAACGgatccctccccccccagcacccgGATCCGGTGGATctctttttgtgcttttctcctctctttttctgtccCCCCCCCGGTCCGGCTCCCCCCGGCCCGGCTCCCCCCTCCggcccctctcctcctcccctcagctcctgctccccGCTCCGGCCCGCAGCGGGGCTGTGGCGTTCGGGGCGGGCCACACCCTCCGCGGCGCTTCCTGCGAGCCGGCGGCGCGGGGCCGCGGCGGGCGCCGGGGGCGGCACATGGTGCGCAGCCGCCACCGCCCCTCGGCCCTGCGAGCTGCGCCCGGCCCGCGCTGCCGCCCGGGGGAGCCGGGGCACGGTAACGACTCGGAGGGGTGAGCCCCGAGCACTGAGGGGTTCCGGCCCGTGAGGGGAACTTTGGGCAGGAGGTGGTGGAAGGGAGCCGAGCCGACGTGCGGGAGGGgagcaggagagaaaagaaggaaaaatacagtgtttttttAGCTGAACGATGCCGGAGCGGGGCCCCGGGGCTCCCGGCGAGCTCCGACCCGCCGCGGGAGCGCCCTAGGAGCGGAGGCTGGCGCCCGAGCGGGGCGGGCGCCCCGGCGGAGCTCGCTCCCCGCAGCAGCGGCGGCCCCGGCGCCCAGAGCCCCCTCTTGCCTCCCGGCGATTAATGGAATGATGTTGCGGAAAAGGCAGAGCGATCCTGCCGGGCTCAGTCGGGACTGCGCGGGCGGCAgaggcggcggcagcggggTAGCGAGCGGCATGCGAGTGCCCCCCCGGCGCGATGGCTAGCGGCGGCTCGGGCAAGTCCAGCAGCGAGGTGTCCGGCGGCGGCATCCCCAGCAGCGGTTccctgcagaggaagaagctCGTCTCCATCTGCGACCACTGCAAGATCAAGATGCAACTGGTGGCcgatctgctgctgctgtcgaGCGAGACCAGGCCGGTGAACACTGAGAGCCTGTCTGTCTTTGGTGAGTCCTTCGAGAAGTGCAGGGACACGATCATCGCCAGGACCAAAGGACTCTCCATCTTGACCCACGACGTCCAGAGCCAGCTCAATATGGGACGCTTCGGGGAGGTGGGGGAAAGCTTGATGGAAATGGGGGAGCTGGTGGTCTCCCTGACTGAGTGCTCTGCCCATGCTGCCTACCTGGCTGCAGTGGAGACTCCGGGGGCCCAGCCTGCCATGCCTGGCTTGGTGGATCGCTACAAGGTGACCCGATGTAGGCATGAGGTGGAGCACGGCTGTGGGGTCTTGAAGACCACCCCTTTGGCAGATATGAGccctcagctcctgctggagGTTTCTCAGAACATGTCCAAGAACTTGAAATTCCTGACAGACGCCTGCGTGCTGGCCAGTGAGAAATCCAAGGATAAATTTGCTAAGGAGCAGTTCAAACTCAGTGTCAAATGTATGAGCACCAGCGCCTC includes:
- the TLNRD1 gene encoding talin rod domain-containing protein 1, with product MASGGSGKSSSEVSGGGIPSSGSLQRKKLVSICDHCKIKMQLVADLLLLSSETRPVNTESLSVFGESFEKCRDTIIARTKGLSILTHDVQSQLNMGRFGEVGESLMEMGELVVSLTECSAHAAYLAAVETPGAQPAMPGLVDRYKVTRCRHEVEHGCGVLKTTPLADMSPQLLLEVSQNMSKNLKFLTDACVLASEKSKDKFAKEQFKLSVKCMSTSASALLACVKEVKTSPSELTRNRCVLFSGPLVQSVYALVGFATEPQFLGKAATINPEGKAVQTAILGGAMSVVSACVLLTQCLRDIAQHPESSTKMSDYRERLRNSACAVSDGCNLLSQALRERSSPRTLPPVNSNSVN